The genomic segment GGCTCCCTGCTGGACCACCGGCACCGGGTGCCGCTGGCCGTCCCGGAGACCGAACGGGCCCTGTCCCTGGCCGCGGCCGCCGGCTTCGTCCTGCCGCCCGGCGACGAGCCGACGTTGCGGCTGCGGGCCGGCGTGCCGGAGCTGCCCGTCGGCGGCCCGGAGGGGCCTGCCGAAGCCGGCTACATCGTGGTGCATCCCGGATCGTCGGTGCAGGCCCGGGCCTGCCCGCCGGAGACCTGCCGCCGGATCGTGCAGGAACTGGCCGACGCCGGGCACCGGGTGGTGGTCACCGGCGGGCCGGGGGAGGACGAGCTGAGCGCCCGGGTCGCCGGCCGGGCCGGCATCGACCTGGGCGGCCAGACCTCGCTGACCGGGCTCGCCGCCGTCATCGCCCGGGCCGGCTGCCTCGTGGTCGGCAACACCGGCCCGGCACACCTGGCCGCCGCGTTGGGCGTACCGGTGGTGAGCCTTTTCGCGCCGACCGTCCCCTTCGGTCAGTGGGGTCCCTACCGGGTGCCGACGGTGCGACTCGGGGACGCCTCCGCCGCCTGCCGGCAGACCCGCGCGACCAGCTGCCCGGTGCCCGGCCACCCCTGCCTGTCCACCCTGGAGCCCCGGGCCGTGGTCGAGGCCGTGCGGCTGCTCGGCGCTCCGGCCGGCGCCCGCTCCGGCGCCCCCTCCCGCGCCCCCTCCGGCGACGGGCGGAGGCGGGTGCGATGAACATCCTGCTCTGGCACGTGCACGGCTCCTGGACCACCGCGTTCGTGCACGGCAAGCACCGCTATCTGGTGCCGGTCACCCCGGACCGCGGCCCGTACGGGCTCGGCCGGGCACGCACCTACCCGTGGCCGGACAGCGTGCTGGAGGTCAGCCCCGAGCGGCTCGGCGCCGAGGACGTGGACCTGGTGATCCTGCAGCGGCCGGAGGAGCTGGAACTGGCCAGCGAGTGGCTGCGCCGCCGGGTCGGCCGGGACCTGCCGGCGATCTACGTCGAGCACAACACCCCCAAACACGGCGACGTGCCGAACAGCCGGCACCCGATGGCCGACCGGTCCGACCTGCTGATCGTCCACGTCACCGGATTCAACGACCTGTTCTGGGACGCCGGCAGCACCCGGACCACGGTCATCGAGCACGGCATCGTCCCCCCGACGGCCGGCTACACCGGCGAACTGGACCGGTTCGCGGTGGTGGTCAACGAGCCGGTCCGGCGATGGCGGGTGACCGGCACCGACCTGCTGCCCCGGTTCGCCGCGATCGCGCCGCTGGACGTGTTCGGGATGGGCGTGGCCGAGCTGCCCGACCGGCTCGGACTGCCGCCGGACCGGATCACCGTCCACGCGGACCTGCCCCAGCACCAGATGCAGGCCGAGCTCGGCCGACGGCGGGCCTACCTGCACCTGTGCCGGTGGACCTCGCTCGGGTTGAGCCTGATCGAGGCGATGACGATCGGCATGCCGGTCGTGGTGCTGGCCGCCACCGAGGCGGTCGAGGCGGTGCCGCCGGACGCCGGTGCCCTCTCCACCCGGGTGGAGACCCTGCTGGCGGCCGCGCAGCGCCTGCTCGACGAGCCCGCGACGGCCCGGCTGCAGGGCCGGCGGGCCCGGGCCGCCGCCCGGAGGAGTTTCGGGCTGGACCGGTTCCTCGCGGACTGGGACCGCCTGCTGGAGGAGGAACTATGCGCGTCGCGATGATCTCCGAGCACGCCAGCCCGCTCGCGGTGCTCGGCGGCGAGGACGCCGGTGGCCAGAACACCCACGTCGCCGACCTCTCCGTGGCGCTCGCCGCCGCCGGGCACGACGTCCGGGTCTACACCCGCCGCGACGACCCCGACCTGCCGGTGCTGGTGCCGATGCGCGACGGCGTGACCGTGGTGCACGTTCCGGCCGGGCCGCCGGAACAGGTGCCCAAGGACGACCTGCTGCCGTACATGAAGGAGTTCAGCCGGTGGCTGGCCGCCCAGTGGCAGGGCGACGAGTGGCGGCCCGAGGTGGTGCACGCCCACTTCTGGATGAGCGGTCTCGCCGCGATCGCCGCCGGCCGGCAGACCGGCGTACCGGTGGTGCAGACCTATCACGCGCTGGGCACGGTCAAGCGGCGGCACCAGGGCGCCAACGACACCAGCCCGGCCCGCCGCGTCGGGTACGAACGGGCGCTGGGCCGGGCGGTCGACCGGGTGATCGCGCAGAGCCAGGACGAGGTCCGCGAACTGGTCCGGATGGGCGTCCCCCGGTCCCGGATGACG from the Solwaraspora sp. WMMD1047 genome contains:
- a CDS encoding glycosyltransferase, producing MNILLWHVHGSWTTAFVHGKHRYLVPVTPDRGPYGLGRARTYPWPDSVLEVSPERLGAEDVDLVILQRPEELELASEWLRRRVGRDLPAIYVEHNTPKHGDVPNSRHPMADRSDLLIVHVTGFNDLFWDAGSTRTTVIEHGIVPPTAGYTGELDRFAVVVNEPVRRWRVTGTDLLPRFAAIAPLDVFGMGVAELPDRLGLPPDRITVHADLPQHQMQAELGRRRAYLHLCRWTSLGLSLIEAMTIGMPVVVLAATEAVEAVPPDAGALSTRVETLLAAAQRLLDEPATARLQGRRARAAARRSFGLDRFLADWDRLLEEELCASR